Below is a window of bacterium DNA.
TTCACGTGCTGCTGCGCGAGGTGATCTTCGTCGATCTCGCCCTGGCCCAGATCGCGGCCCTGGGCTCGGTGGTCGCGCTGGCGGTGACGGGTCATCCGCCGGGAACCCCAGCGTCCTACACCTTCTCACTGGGATTCGCCCTGGTCGGCGCGGCCATCTTCAGCCTCACCCGGATGCGCCACGGCCGGGTTCCTCAGGAGGCGATCATCGGCATCACCTTCGTGATCGCGTCGGCGGCCGCGATTCTGGTCGCCGATCGCGCCCCCGAAGGTGCCGAGCAGATCAAGGAGCTCATGGCGGGTGCGATTCTCTGGGTGAGCTGGCCGAAGGTGATCACGACTCTGCTCGTTTATGCGGTCGTCGCTTTGTTCCACTACCTCTTCCGCCGCCGATTCATCCTGATCTCAGAGCACCCGGAGCAGGCCTTTGCCCAGGGGTTGAACGTTCGCCTCTGGGACTTTCTGTTCTATGCGTCGTTCGCCCTGGTGATCACGATCTCGGTACAGATAGCGGGGGTGTTGATGGTGTTCTCCTATCTGGTGGCGCCGGCGATCATCGCGCTCGCGGCCAGCGAAAACTGGGGCGCTCGGATCCTGATCGCCTCGCTGACCAGCGTCGCGGCCAGTGTGCTCGGCCTGTTTGCTTCCTATCAGTGGGACCTGCCCAGCGGCCCGGCGATCGTCTGCGCGCTGGCCTTGATTCTGCTCGCTTTTGGCGGGTGGCGGTTGCGGGTGGCCAGAAGATCGCACGAACTCGAGGCCGGGTGAATCCGAACCGCGGTCGGCGTCGGTACTATCCGATGAGGCATTGAGGCCATGGCGAAAACGATTCCGGCGGGGGTCCCGATCCGAAGCTTCGCGTTGCTTCTGTGTCTCGTACTCCTGGCCGGCCGTGTTTGGGCGCAAGGCAGCGTCGTGCTCGAGGAGGTAGCGACCGGTCTGAACGGACCGTTGGGGTTGGTGTCGGCTGAGGACGGAACCGGCCGGCTGTTCGTTGTCGAGCAGGGCGGCCGGGTGCTGGTCGTGGCCGGCGGTGCCGTGCGCAGTGAGCCCTTCTTGGATCTCTCGGGTGCGGTGTCGTGTTGCGGCGAGCGCGGCCTTCTGGGGCTCGCGTTTCACCCTGACTACGAGAGCAACGGCTTCTTCTTCGTCAACTATACCGATCGGAGTGGTGACACCGTGGTGTCACGCTTCGCGGTCTCGAGCTCCGATCCGA
It encodes the following:
- a CDS encoding metal ABC transporter permease, whose translation is MEALEFMAAPFAACLVLVVIHAYLGLHVLLREVIFVDLALAQIAALGSVVALAVTGHPPGTPASYTFSLGFALVGAAIFSLTRMRHGRVPQEAIIGITFVIASAAAILVADRAPEGAEQIKELMAGAILWVSWPKVITTLLVYAVVALFHYLFRRRFILISEHPEQAFAQGLNVRLWDFLFYASFALVITISVQIAGVLMVFSYLVAPAIIALAASENWGARILIASLTSVAASVLGLFASYQWDLPSGPAIVCALALILLAFGGWRLRVARRSHELEAG